The Vidua macroura isolate BioBank_ID:100142 chromosome 9, ASM2450914v1, whole genome shotgun sequence genome has a window encoding:
- the SHISAL2A gene encoding protein shisa-like-2A gives MSAECSSYLNADKVLVSGFSCPRAGGDARAVFCCGFQDVKYCCDDPHSFFPYEHSYMWWLSVGALVGLSIAAVVLFAFIITVCVLCYLFISTKPRSKLDTGLSLQTADSEARGSSIC, from the exons ATGAGCGCCGAGTGCAGCAGTTACCTCAACGCCGACAAGGTGCTGGTGAGCGGGTTCAGCTgcccgcgggcgggcggcgaCGCCCGCGCCGTGTTCTGCTGCGGCTTCCAGGACGTCAAGTACTGCTGCGATGACCCCCACAGCTTCTTCCCCTACGAGCACAGCTACATGTGGTGGCTCAG TGTTGGAGCACTCGTGGGCCTGTCAATAGCAGCAGTGGTCCTCTTTGCTTTTATCATCACTGTGTGTGTTCTCTGTTATTTGTTTATCAGCACCAAGCCACGCAGCAAACTTGATACTGGTTTGAGCCTACAGACAGCAG